From a single Fulvivirga ulvae genomic region:
- a CDS encoding efflux RND transporter permease subunit, with protein sequence MNLTAFAIRNNRVTYLLLGIIIILGITGYASLPRDSMPPFTVRIARIVTIFPGASPERMELLVTDPLEKVVQEIPEVDYIESESRTGVSIIKVALKESIGASELRPIWDRLRRKIGHVEVPSGVTMGPDLKDEDLGITYGIAVGLENDGYEPRELENYADQLRNTLIRLRDAAKVELSGVTERRVFIDYNDAELARIGLSASELKNVMSGTNIIIPAGEINVGDERVILEPSGNFETIEDIRDMLIPVGSGRETVYLKDVANVYEDYISPRETIVRMNGQPAIGLHISLKEGANIVQLGEEVDQLLADFNPTLPVGIFAKRIASQDNAVSDSVSDFVSNLIQSVIIVLAVMLLFLGFRTGIVVASLIPTAIVMSLFLMGVFDIGLNQVSLAALIMALGMLVDNAIVMAESMMVKMERGDKALDAAISSSKELMVPLLTSSLTTSAAFLSFFIADSIMGEIMGPLFSVITITLLSSWLMALTIVPMLAIIFIKIKQNGTQQKPGFFDRLNGYYRQVIVWSLTRPVVILSVVFGCLALSLVGMGKLDFVFMPDSERNLVTVDIVLPAGTSLETTDSRVSALEQYLSNSLLVNKRRTFGVRDWSSFIGEGPKSYDLGYQADQKQTNYAHLLVNTSSGGDNQWVIDKINSFAFNHLPDAKVTVKRLASGGGASVPVQIRISGPDAEKLSRIASETKAQLRTIAGTSNVDDDWGPKIKKIYVDINPSKLSYSGLTNQDVALSSYTTLSGYTVGEYREEENNIPIAMRTEGSLEVAYEDLEGLSIYSQRTGKTVPMAQVADISVDWQLAKIIRRDLNRTITVESQLQTGYTAAAVTSQILKWLNEQRTEWGGEYSFELGGESEASSNAMGAVMDKLPVSFFIIILLLVMQFNSVRKSSIVLLAVPFGIIGVVGGLLITGTNLSFTGFLGIISLSGIVINNAIVLIDRIQLELDENKRTPYDAIMAAAQERFRPILLTTFTTSLGLIPLWLGGGEMWEPLAIGIIFGLLFATVITLVLVPVLYRLFYKVSLPK encoded by the coding sequence ATGAACCTTACTGCTTTTGCGATCAGGAATAATCGCGTTACTTATTTGTTACTGGGGATCATCATCATTCTTGGGATCACGGGATATGCTTCATTACCAAGAGATAGTATGCCTCCTTTTACGGTCAGGATAGCAAGGATTGTCACTATTTTTCCCGGGGCAAGCCCGGAAAGAATGGAGCTTTTGGTGACTGATCCACTTGAAAAAGTCGTGCAGGAAATTCCGGAGGTAGATTATATCGAAAGTGAATCAAGAACAGGGGTTTCTATTATCAAAGTTGCCCTGAAAGAAAGCATTGGCGCGTCGGAGCTCAGACCCATTTGGGACCGCCTAAGAAGGAAAATAGGCCATGTAGAGGTGCCTTCAGGTGTTACCATGGGCCCTGATTTAAAAGATGAGGATTTGGGGATTACCTATGGCATAGCTGTGGGTTTAGAGAATGACGGATATGAACCCAGGGAGTTGGAGAATTATGCGGATCAATTGAGAAATACGCTGATCCGCTTGAGGGATGCAGCTAAAGTAGAACTCTCAGGAGTGACAGAGCGTCGTGTATTTATCGATTACAACGATGCGGAGCTTGCAAGGATCGGACTATCAGCCAGCGAGCTGAAGAATGTCATGTCTGGCACGAATATTATCATCCCGGCAGGCGAGATCAATGTTGGAGATGAGCGTGTCATCCTGGAGCCTTCCGGAAATTTTGAAACGATTGAGGATATTCGGGACATGCTCATTCCGGTCGGGAGTGGTAGGGAAACTGTCTATTTGAAGGACGTGGCAAATGTCTATGAAGATTACATCTCGCCCCGGGAAACGATTGTAAGAATGAATGGACAACCAGCCATTGGCTTACATATTTCATTGAAAGAAGGTGCCAATATCGTACAATTGGGTGAAGAGGTCGACCAGCTTCTTGCCGACTTTAATCCAACCCTTCCTGTTGGTATTTTTGCAAAAAGGATTGCATCGCAGGATAATGCCGTGTCAGACAGTGTGAGCGATTTTGTCTCCAACCTCATTCAAAGTGTGATCATTGTATTGGCCGTTATGTTACTGTTCCTTGGGTTTAGAACGGGGATTGTTGTGGCCAGTCTAATTCCTACAGCCATTGTAATGTCCCTGTTTTTGATGGGGGTCTTTGATATTGGCCTCAACCAGGTTTCACTGGCCGCCTTGATCATGGCATTGGGCATGTTGGTAGACAATGCCATCGTGATGGCTGAATCCATGATGGTGAAAATGGAAAGAGGCGACAAAGCATTGGATGCTGCGATATCTTCGAGCAAGGAGCTTATGGTTCCCTTGCTTACAAGTTCCTTAACAACCTCCGCTGCATTCCTGTCCTTTTTCATTGCCGACTCCATCATGGGAGAGATCATGGGGCCTCTGTTTTCAGTGATCACTATTACGCTGCTCTCCTCATGGCTTATGGCCTTGACGATTGTGCCCATGCTGGCTATTATCTTCATTAAGATCAAGCAGAATGGCACACAGCAAAAGCCTGGTTTCTTTGACAGGCTCAATGGATATTACAGGCAAGTCATCGTTTGGTCATTGACCAGACCTGTGGTGATTTTGTCAGTGGTTTTTGGTTGTCTGGCACTTTCACTGGTAGGTATGGGTAAACTAGATTTTGTATTCATGCCGGACAGTGAGCGTAACCTTGTGACAGTTGATATTGTCTTACCTGCCGGTACAAGTTTGGAAACGACTGATTCGCGAGTTTCGGCCTTAGAACAGTATTTGTCAAACAGCCTGCTTGTCAATAAACGAAGGACTTTTGGTGTTAGAGATTGGTCTTCCTTCATTGGTGAGGGTCCTAAGTCCTACGACCTGGGGTATCAGGCTGACCAAAAACAGACCAACTACGCACACCTGTTGGTCAACACGTCATCTGGTGGTGACAATCAATGGGTCATAGATAAGATCAATTCGTTTGCATTTAACCATCTGCCGGATGCCAAGGTTACGGTTAAGAGACTTGCCAGTGGTGGCGGAGCCAGTGTCCCTGTTCAAATCAGAATTAGCGGACCGGATGCTGAAAAACTCAGCAGAATTGCTTCTGAAACAAAAGCTCAGCTACGAACCATTGCGGGGACAAGTAATGTAGATGATGACTGGGGCCCAAAAATCAAAAAGATTTATGTTGACATCAATCCATCAAAGCTCAGCTACAGCGGATTGACCAACCAGGATGTTGCACTATCCTCCTACACTACTTTATCCGGATATACAGTAGGAGAATACCGTGAAGAAGAGAACAATATCCCCATAGCCATGCGAACAGAAGGTAGCCTTGAGGTAGCCTACGAAGACCTGGAAGGACTAAGTATATACAGTCAACGGACAGGTAAAACTGTACCGATGGCCCAGGTAGCAGACATTAGTGTGGACTGGCAACTGGCTAAAATAATCAGACGAGACCTCAATCGAACGATTACGGTTGAGTCTCAGCTACAGACTGGATATACGGCGGCTGCGGTCACTAGCCAAATACTAAAGTGGCTAAATGAACAGCGTACTGAGTGGGGTGGTGAATATTCGTTTGAACTCGGGGGAGAGTCCGAGGCAAGTAGCAATGCAATGGGCGCGGTAATGGACAAACTTCCAGTTTCATTTTTCATTATCATCCTGCTGCTTGTGATGCAGTTTAACTCAGTTCGAAAAAGCAGTATAGTGTTGCTTGCCGTTCCTTTTGGGATCATTGGTGTGGTGGGTGGACTGCTGATCACCGGTACTAATCTGAGCTTCACAGGATTCCTGGGCATCATTTCGTTATCAGGAATTGTAATTAATAACGCAATCGTACTCATTGACCGGATCCAATTGGAGCTTGATGAGAACAAGAGAACTCCTTACGATGCGATTATGGCTGCAGCGCAGGAACGATTTCGTCCCATATTGCTTACCACCTTTACTACTTCTTTGGGCTTAATCCCTTTGTGGCTGGGCGGTGGTGAAATGTGGGAACCACTCGCCATTGGCATCATCTTCGGATTACTTTTCGCCACGGTGATTACACTGGTATTGGTCCCGGTACTCTATCGATTGTTTTACAAAGTTTCCCTACCAAAATAA
- a CDS encoding DUF6268 family outer membrane beta-barrel protein, translating to MRSNKTLWSTVCVLLLLSGSQVMSQEIKLAGFSFTRFPGAAVKGSPLNREIEVNEYNFFVNFPKRLEDEKTVLINGLQYKLITPFADNDVTIGIDGQNLHLVCYRLTVLRALSNNWSLFVSLSPTLSSTFNTRLEKEDFLFNGILHFVKKKSDHFSYGGGIALTARFGNSIPIPTVQLTYKSEKGKLQVFLPRHITYDRYFGKLTAGLKVEVDGSLYNVNYTRISPPDELQPVNKVGYTRVIFGPHINYRVGKFIQLEASGGMTAGQSVELQSELFSDDKYDVDNGAFLRFGISILPP from the coding sequence ATGCGTTCAAACAAAACACTTTGGAGCACGGTATGTGTGCTCCTACTACTCAGCGGCTCACAGGTTATGTCTCAGGAGATCAAACTTGCCGGTTTCAGTTTTACCAGGTTTCCGGGTGCTGCCGTGAAAGGCTCACCACTAAACCGGGAAATTGAGGTGAATGAATACAATTTCTTTGTCAACTTCCCAAAACGACTTGAAGATGAAAAGACGGTTCTAATCAACGGGCTTCAGTACAAGCTAATAACTCCTTTCGCCGACAATGATGTTACAATCGGAATTGATGGGCAAAATCTTCATTTGGTTTGTTATCGGTTGACCGTATTACGCGCGCTATCGAATAATTGGAGCCTATTTGTTTCGCTGAGCCCTACGCTATCTTCGACATTTAACACAAGGCTCGAAAAGGAGGATTTTCTTTTCAATGGCATTTTACATTTTGTCAAGAAAAAGTCTGATCACTTCTCGTATGGAGGAGGGATTGCCCTCACAGCCAGGTTTGGTAATTCTATCCCTATTCCGACAGTACAATTAACTTACAAATCGGAAAAGGGAAAGCTGCAGGTATTTCTGCCACGTCACATCACATATGATCGTTATTTTGGAAAACTCACCGCAGGATTAAAAGTGGAAGTTGACGGCTCATTATACAATGTTAATTATACAAGAATCAGCCCTCCGGATGAGCTGCAGCCGGTCAATAAAGTAGGATACACCAGGGTCATATTTGGTCCTCATATAAATTATCGCGTAGGAAAGTTCATTCAATTAGAAGCCTCTGGTGGCATGACAGCAGGGCAAAGTGTGGAGCTTCAAAGTGAACTGTTTTCGGATGACAAGTATGATGTTGACAATGGAGCTTTCCTGCGATTTGGAATTTCGATATTACCCCCCTAA
- a CDS encoding S1C family serine protease — protein sequence MKHLILTAIIAIPGILNSQSLSDLYKKVSPSVVVIQTKEEIEHSDGQVSYMGSQGSGVLISSQGEILTAAHVVNNAEHITVIFHDGKKFPAKVIRLATVADVALIKLVYFDNQYPVAELGDSDLADVGDDVFIIGAPFGLEHSLSKGIISGKSIEKTRMEGFTFAEFFQTDAAINHGNSGGPMFNSKGEVIGLVSYIVSESGGFDGIGFAATINVTKQLVVDSDKRRWTGINGVLVDKELAKLLNVPQPGGILIQSVVALSPAFMANLKGGNVPLRIGDQEINIGGDIILEVNDIPIISEENIITFFKSTYLMEKEERNSFKLKILRAGKVQEVILQFAE from the coding sequence ATGAAACATTTGATTCTTACAGCAATTATTGCAATACCCGGCATACTCAATAGTCAGTCATTGAGTGATCTTTACAAAAAGGTAAGTCCGAGTGTGGTAGTCATCCAGACGAAGGAAGAGATTGAGCATTCTGACGGACAGGTAAGCTATATGGGGTCACAAGGATCCGGAGTACTTATTTCAAGTCAGGGAGAAATTCTGACAGCTGCTCATGTGGTAAACAATGCTGAGCATATAACCGTGATCTTTCATGACGGGAAGAAGTTCCCCGCAAAAGTGATACGATTGGCTACTGTAGCTGATGTAGCACTTATCAAACTGGTCTATTTCGACAACCAGTATCCGGTTGCCGAATTGGGAGATTCAGATCTTGCAGATGTAGGGGATGATGTATTTATAATTGGCGCACCTTTTGGACTGGAGCACTCGCTTTCTAAAGGAATAATCAGTGGAAAAAGCATTGAAAAGACGCGAATGGAAGGATTTACTTTTGCCGAATTTTTCCAGACTGATGCAGCCATTAATCATGGGAATTCCGGAGGACCCATGTTCAATAGCAAAGGAGAAGTTATCGGCCTTGTCAGCTACATAGTTAGCGAGTCTGGAGGATTTGACGGAATAGGTTTTGCTGCCACGATCAATGTAACCAAACAATTGGTGGTGGATAGTGATAAGAGAAGGTGGACCGGGATTAATGGAGTCCTTGTAGATAAAGAATTGGCGAAATTATTAAATGTGCCTCAACCAGGCGGCATATTAATTCAAAGTGTGGTGGCATTGTCTCCGGCTTTCATGGCCAATCTAAAAGGTGGAAATGTGCCACTCCGCATAGGTGATCAAGAAATTAATATAGGAGGTGATATTATTTTAGAAGTAAACGATATACCCATTATCTCGGAGGAAAATATCATAACATTTTTCAAATCCACCTACCTCATGGAAAAAGAAGAGCGGAATTCTTTCAAACTAAAGATCTTAAGGGCTGGAAAGGTGCAAGAGGTGATATTACAATTTGCTGAATAG
- a CDS encoding efflux RND transporter periplasmic adaptor subunit — translation MKNLYIALLSLFLLSGCGNSSEEQQEVLVKPIKYGVVESFGGLTTRTFNGITQSGSETKLSFRTGGLITRLNVTVGQRIKKGQLLAQLDQTDALLALQQVQADVANTQIQLETASSSFERIKQLYQTNNASLSDYEKARSTLSNAQSSYEISLKRLDLQQSQVAYTTIAAPMSGIVSSVNAEANEVVSPGNIILTMSKENANDIEAQAGIPEKYISQVRQGSSAKIRIPTLSGEFDGVITEVGYSSSGGTYPVIASLTNTREEVRPGMPVEVTLTFGDEEQEEQLIVPVKAVGKDESGQFVYVLSPVSDEVYAAKKMSVEIGSLMSEGFIVRSGLTQNQIVAVAGLRTLYDGMKVSLLTQQ, via the coding sequence ATGAAGAATCTATATATAGCGCTTCTTTCGCTTTTCCTGCTTAGTGGATGTGGGAATTCAAGTGAGGAACAACAAGAAGTACTGGTCAAACCCATCAAGTATGGCGTGGTAGAGTCGTTTGGAGGCTTAACTACACGGACTTTTAACGGGATCACCCAGTCCGGTTCGGAAACGAAACTGAGTTTTCGTACGGGAGGGTTAATTACCAGGCTGAACGTGACTGTAGGTCAGCGTATAAAAAAGGGTCAGCTACTGGCCCAATTAGACCAAACAGATGCATTACTTGCCCTGCAGCAGGTGCAGGCAGATGTGGCGAACACACAAATCCAATTGGAAACCGCTTCATCAAGCTTCGAAAGGATCAAGCAACTCTATCAAACCAACAATGCCTCATTGAGTGATTACGAGAAGGCAAGGAGTACATTATCCAATGCGCAAAGTTCTTACGAGATCTCTCTGAAACGTTTAGACCTGCAGCAGTCCCAGGTTGCATATACAACCATTGCCGCGCCAATGTCGGGCATTGTCTCTTCAGTAAATGCGGAGGCCAACGAGGTAGTGAGTCCCGGTAATATTATTCTTACGATGAGTAAGGAAAATGCCAATGATATAGAAGCACAGGCTGGAATACCTGAAAAATATATCAGCCAAGTAAGACAGGGAAGCTCAGCTAAGATCAGGATACCCACGCTATCAGGCGAATTTGACGGCGTCATCACAGAAGTGGGTTACTCTTCGTCTGGCGGCACCTATCCGGTGATTGCCTCTCTGACAAATACGAGGGAAGAGGTAAGACCAGGCATGCCGGTAGAGGTTACGCTCACCTTTGGCGATGAGGAGCAGGAGGAGCAATTGATCGTTCCCGTGAAAGCAGTGGGAAAAGACGAAAGCGGGCAATTTGTTTATGTCCTAAGCCCGGTAAGTGATGAAGTTTATGCAGCAAAAAAAATGAGCGTTGAAATTGGCAGCCTCATGTCAGAAGGATTCATCGTGAGATCAGGCCTGACCCAGAATCAAATCGTTGCAGTAGCAGGCCTCAGAACACTATACGACGGAATGAAAGTCTCACTTTTAACCCAACAATGA
- a CDS encoding superoxide dismutase, protein MERRKFIQNSVIIGGASILPTSSVLAQSVEQGGIDKLMDENGKFVQAPLPYANNFLEPCMDEETLHLHHTFHHGGAVKGANKDLEMINMAMMENNYEMVDHWTRKLSYHFSSHILHSIFWTNLTNRKMEPKGILLKYIEKSFKSLDNLKALLGKVTKSVEASGWGILAYQPFTDRLTVLGCADHQKLTQWGCIPLLVIDVWEHAYYLTYRNRRGEFVDCVMDIINWDNVAHRLDVALKIK, encoded by the coding sequence ATGGAACGCAGAAAATTCATTCAAAACTCAGTGATCATCGGTGGGGCATCTATACTGCCAACATCCAGTGTGCTTGCACAAAGTGTGGAGCAGGGTGGAATTGATAAACTCATGGATGAGAACGGAAAATTCGTACAGGCGCCATTACCCTACGCCAATAACTTCCTTGAACCCTGTATGGACGAAGAAACTTTACACCTGCACCATACTTTTCATCATGGAGGTGCCGTAAAAGGAGCCAATAAAGATCTGGAAATGATTAATATGGCGATGATGGAGAACAACTATGAGATGGTAGATCACTGGACAAGAAAGCTGTCGTATCACTTTTCCAGCCATATTTTACATTCCATTTTCTGGACTAACCTCACCAACAGGAAAATGGAGCCGAAAGGAATTTTACTGAAGTATATAGAGAAGAGCTTCAAGTCCCTGGACAACCTGAAAGCCTTACTCGGCAAAGTAACCAAATCGGTAGAAGCCAGTGGCTGGGGTATTCTGGCATACCAGCCATTTACCGATCGTCTTACCGTACTGGGTTGTGCCGATCATCAGAAGCTTACACAATGGGGGTGCATTCCGCTACTAGTAATTGATGTATGGGAGCATGCCTACTACCTGACCTATCGCAACCGCAGAGGCGAATTTGTGGATTGTGTTATGGATATCATTAACTGGGATAACGTTGCTCATCGCCTGGATGTGGCGCTAAAAATTAAATGA